A single region of the Chitinophaga niabensis genome encodes:
- a CDS encoding RagB/SusD family nutrient uptake outer membrane protein — protein MKTLQYILLLATLTSCNKFLEVKPKDSIPDDVAIVDKASAQAALRGVYRGLASDGYYGNSFQSVGYLSGDNIQWTGSQSIVQQFIDHKVKADNATVAAVWVAIYATINKANNVIVKVPELKDASLTAAERDQLIGEARFIRALAYFDLARTWGGVQIVLTPTTSAADKKGIKRSTLAQTYAQVLADLEAAEPLLALPTVQNPVRVNKETVWALRARFHLYQKEWALAENYAAKVISNTTNYQLLKPFNSFFTPASAVATKESVFELSYSATYTSAHRSQWQPPANGGTRQIAPNNAVIALLNDPLIGGTRNTLLAKTSAGLWYANLYYRSPATDPAYLIRIAELYLIRAEARANLEKNIEAKQDLDAVRDRAGLTASTAATKADLLLAIENERRVEFVFEPHRWYDLIRTGRAATVLNLTDAKRYVLPIPANELTIDPALEPNDGY, from the coding sequence ATGAAAACACTACAATATATACTCCTGCTTGCAACACTCACTTCCTGCAACAAATTCCTGGAAGTAAAACCAAAGGATTCCATCCCCGATGATGTGGCAATTGTTGACAAAGCATCTGCACAGGCGGCTTTACGCGGTGTGTACAGAGGACTGGCATCGGATGGTTATTATGGTAACTCCTTTCAGTCTGTAGGTTATCTCTCCGGCGATAATATTCAATGGACGGGCTCACAATCTATCGTACAGCAATTCATTGATCACAAGGTAAAAGCAGATAATGCTACCGTTGCTGCTGTATGGGTGGCCATTTATGCCACTATCAATAAAGCCAACAATGTGATCGTGAAGGTGCCTGAACTAAAGGACGCATCGCTTACTGCTGCAGAGCGTGATCAACTGATCGGTGAAGCACGTTTCATTCGCGCACTGGCTTATTTTGATCTTGCCCGTACATGGGGTGGTGTACAGATCGTACTTACACCTACCACTTCAGCAGCTGATAAAAAAGGAATAAAACGCAGCACACTGGCACAAACCTATGCACAGGTACTGGCAGACCTTGAAGCAGCAGAACCTTTACTGGCATTACCCACCGTACAGAACCCCGTTAGAGTGAACAAAGAAACCGTGTGGGCTTTACGTGCGCGTTTTCACCTCTATCAGAAAGAATGGGCACTGGCAGAAAATTACGCGGCTAAAGTGATCAGCAACACTACCAATTACCAGTTGCTGAAACCTTTCAATTCTTTCTTTACACCAGCCAGTGCAGTGGCCACAAAAGAATCCGTATTCGAATTATCCTACAGTGCTACTTATACCAGTGCGCACAGGAGTCAATGGCAGCCACCTGCTAATGGTGGTACACGCCAGATTGCTCCCAACAATGCCGTGATCGCTTTATTAAATGACCCGCTCATTGGCGGTACACGGAACACCCTCTTAGCCAAAACCTCGGCAGGGCTCTGGTACGCAAATCTATACTACCGCAGCCCTGCCACCGATCCTGCCTATCTTATCCGGATTGCAGAATTATACCTGATCAGGGCAGAAGCACGCGCCAACCTGGAAAAAAACATTGAGGCCAAACAAGACCTGGATGCCGTGCGCGACAGGGCAGGTCTTACAGCCAGCACCGCAGCTACTAAAGCAGACCTGTTGCTGGCCATTGAAAATGAAAGGAGAGTGGAATTTGTTTTTGAACCACACCGCTGGTACGATCTTATCAGAACCGGCAGGGCAGCAACTGTACTGAACCTTACAGATGCCAAACGATATGTGCTGCCTATTCCGGCCAATGAACTGACCATAGATCCTGCCCTTGAACCAAACGATGGTTATTAA
- a CDS encoding phytoene desaturase family protein: protein MEKRDYDAIVVGAGPNGLAAAITLQQAGLAVLLIEGKSTIGGGLRSKELTLPGFVHDVCSAIHPMALSSPFFSALPLKDHGLQFIQSPIDAAHPFDDGTAAVLQHSIEDTARLLGEDAQSYKQLITPLVKDWPLIADDALGPLHFPAHPFAMARFGLKALTSATFLAKRFKTQKARGLWAGMAAHAIQPLTNTSTSAIALALMIAGHRQGWPIPKGGAQSIANALASYFLSIGGRIEVDQYIRSLDQLPSSHTVLFDVTPKQLLQIAGHRFSSIYKWQLEKYRYGMGVFKIDWALDQPIPFKAPECRAAGTVHLGSTLEEIRLSEQQSSNGRHAEKPFVLLAQQSLFDTSRAPSGKQVAWAYCHVPNGSVKDMTGIIENQVERFAPGFRDTILSKHVMNTADMEAYNANYIGGDINGGIMDLAQLFTRPALRSSPYRTSAKGLYICSSSTPPGGGVHGMCGYHAAKRALKDVFGK from the coding sequence ATGGAGAAAAGGGATTATGACGCAATTGTTGTAGGCGCAGGACCAAACGGGCTTGCAGCCGCCATTACTTTACAACAGGCCGGCCTGGCCGTTTTGCTGATAGAAGGTAAAAGTACCATCGGCGGTGGCTTACGCTCTAAGGAGCTGACCCTGCCGGGTTTTGTGCACGACGTTTGTTCTGCCATTCATCCCATGGCGCTCAGCTCTCCTTTCTTTTCCGCTCTTCCCCTGAAAGATCACGGGTTACAATTCATTCAATCTCCCATTGATGCTGCCCATCCTTTCGACGATGGAACTGCCGCAGTATTACAGCATTCTATTGAAGACACTGCCCGCCTGCTGGGAGAGGATGCACAAAGTTATAAACAACTGATCACGCCGCTGGTGAAAGACTGGCCGCTGATAGCGGACGATGCATTAGGCCCCCTGCATTTCCCTGCACATCCATTTGCCATGGCACGCTTTGGCCTGAAAGCATTAACCTCCGCCACCTTCCTGGCCAAACGGTTCAAAACACAAAAAGCCCGTGGCTTGTGGGCAGGCATGGCAGCACATGCCATACAACCTTTAACGAATACTTCCACTTCTGCCATTGCACTGGCTTTAATGATTGCAGGGCACCGGCAGGGATGGCCCATTCCCAAAGGTGGTGCGCAATCCATCGCCAATGCACTCGCTTCCTATTTCCTGTCCATCGGCGGCAGGATCGAAGTGGACCAATACATACGTTCTTTAGATCAATTACCTTCTTCCCATACCGTATTGTTTGATGTAACACCCAAACAACTCCTGCAGATTGCAGGGCACCGCTTCTCTTCTATTTATAAATGGCAGCTGGAAAAATACCGTTACGGTATGGGCGTATTTAAAATAGACTGGGCACTGGACCAACCCATCCCTTTCAAAGCCCCTGAATGCAGAGCCGCCGGCACGGTACACCTGGGCAGCACACTGGAAGAGATCAGATTATCGGAGCAGCAATCTTCCAATGGCCGGCATGCAGAGAAACCATTTGTATTGCTGGCACAACAAAGCCTCTTTGATACTTCCCGCGCACCATCCGGCAAACAGGTAGCCTGGGCCTATTGCCATGTACCCAATGGTTCTGTTAAGGACATGACGGGTATTATCGAAAACCAGGTAGAACGTTTTGCGCCCGGCTTCAGGGATACCATCCTATCCAAACACGTGATGAACACGGCAGATATGGAAGCATATAATGCCAATTACATTGGGGGAGACATCAATGGCGGGATCATGGACCTTGCCCAGCTTTTCACCCGGCCGGCATTACGTTCCTCTCCTTACCGGACATCCGCCAAAGGTTTATATATATGTTCCTCATCCACTCCTCCCGGTGGCGGCGTACATGGCATGTGTGGTTATCATGCTGCCAAACGTGCCCTGAAAGATGTGTTCGGCAAATAA
- the soxC gene encoding sulfite dehydrogenase, which produces MEEKKIKRRTLLAGAAAAASLAFMKIASGQLVPVQTADPTKKPGPPPGEIGTRSPFEQPLKITSDTSSRTPLQDLFGTITPSDLHFERHHGGVPAIDPHRYELLIHGMVDKPMIFKLADLKRFPSVSRIAFLECSGNFRSGKEKMTPQEICGLTSQSEWTGVMLSTLFREVGVHPKATWFLAEGSDAAVMTRSIPVKKGWDDAMIAYGQNGEALRPQQGYPARLFLPGWEGNTNVKWIRRIELSDQPFMTREETSKYTEEIKDGKIRQFSFDMDARSIITFPAYPVQLEKGWVEIRGIAWSGRGKITAVEISTDAGKNWYLAKLQEPVLDKAHVAFRYLWHWDGSETEIMSRAIDETGYSQPTLKQLVAARGKDMGGYHLNPVTAWIIKRDGQVLFKPEKWK; this is translated from the coding sequence ATGGAAGAAAAGAAGATCAAACGCCGCACATTATTGGCAGGAGCCGCAGCAGCAGCTTCACTGGCCTTTATGAAGATAGCTTCCGGGCAACTGGTACCCGTGCAAACTGCGGACCCTACAAAAAAACCCGGTCCACCTCCAGGGGAAATAGGTACACGTTCTCCCTTCGAGCAACCGCTGAAGATCACTTCAGATACTTCCTCCCGCACGCCGCTGCAGGACCTCTTCGGCACCATCACTCCTTCGGACCTTCATTTTGAACGGCATCACGGAGGAGTGCCTGCCATTGATCCGCATCGCTATGAACTACTGATCCATGGCATGGTAGACAAACCCATGATCTTTAAACTGGCAGACCTGAAAAGATTTCCTTCCGTGTCCCGCATTGCTTTTCTGGAATGTTCCGGTAACTTCAGATCGGGTAAAGAGAAAATGACGCCCCAGGAGATCTGCGGCTTAACCAGCCAGAGTGAATGGACAGGCGTAATGCTTTCCACACTTTTCCGGGAAGTAGGCGTACATCCTAAAGCCACCTGGTTTCTTGCAGAAGGCTCGGATGCTGCCGTGATGACGCGTAGTATTCCCGTAAAGAAAGGCTGGGACGATGCCATGATCGCCTATGGGCAAAATGGAGAAGCCCTCCGCCCGCAGCAGGGTTATCCTGCAAGGTTATTCCTCCCGGGCTGGGAAGGGAACACCAATGTGAAATGGATCAGGCGCATTGAATTATCAGATCAGCCGTTCATGACCCGTGAAGAAACATCCAAATACACAGAAGAGATCAAAGATGGCAAGATCCGCCAGTTCAGTTTTGATATGGATGCCCGTTCCATCATTACTTTCCCCGCCTATCCTGTACAACTGGAAAAAGGATGGGTGGAGATAAGAGGAATTGCCTGGAGTGGCCGCGGTAAAATAACAGCCGTAGAGATCAGTACAGATGCCGGGAAGAACTGGTACCTGGCAAAATTACAGGAGCCGGTACTGGATAAAGCACACGTAGCTTTCCGGTATCTTTGGCACTGGGATGGGAGCGAAACAGAGATCATGAGCAGGGCTATAGACGAAACCGGCTATAGCCAGCCTACTTTAAAACAACTCGTAGCCGCAAGGGGTAAAGATATGGGAGGTTATCACCTCAACCCCGTAACGGCCTGGATAATAAAAAGAGACGGACAGGTATTGTTCAAACCGGAAAAATGGAAATAG
- a CDS encoding DUF1345 domain-containing protein, with protein MTKTRITDLLIFTHPTYKILISLALALLTFFFARNAELNSLLLYTLLWDVFALTYIIITWTVFFFRPPEQIRKVAREDDGSRLYVFLVILVAAFSSMFTVLLLMLSEDTSNTLYIPVAVGGMLLSWAMVHTTFTVHYAHLYYDDAIGDNTKHAEGLNFPKEKKPDYLDFAYFSFVIGMTFQVSDVQIESRTIRRISLVHALLSFILNTFVVALTINLIAGLKK; from the coding sequence ATGACTAAAACCCGCATCACTGACCTGCTGATCTTCACGCACCCCACGTACAAGATATTGATAAGCCTTGCCCTGGCACTGCTCACCTTCTTTTTTGCCAGGAATGCGGAACTGAACTCCCTGTTATTATACACCTTACTTTGGGATGTATTTGCCCTGACTTACATTATCATAACCTGGACGGTTTTTTTCTTCCGCCCACCGGAACAGATCAGGAAAGTGGCCAGGGAAGATGATGGCAGCAGGTTGTATGTATTCCTGGTGATATTGGTCGCTGCCTTTTCCAGTATGTTCACGGTACTGCTGCTGATGCTCTCAGAAGATACCAGCAATACACTTTATATACCCGTGGCCGTTGGAGGGATGTTACTTTCCTGGGCAATGGTACATACTACCTTCACGGTACACTACGCACATTTATATTATGACGATGCCATAGGCGATAATACAAAACATGCGGAAGGGCTTAATTTTCCCAAAGAGAAAAAACCGGATTACCTGGATTTTGCATACTTCTCTTTTGTGATCGGCATGACCTTCCAGGTATCTGATGTACAGATAGAATCCCGCACCATCAGGCGGATCTCACTTGTGCACGCACTTTTGTCTTTTATCCTGAACACCTTTGTAGTAGCGCTTACCATCAACCTGATAGCCGGATTGAAGAAATAA
- a CDS encoding c-type cytochrome gives MRYLLIVFAFAACNEPVRFNLGRAATAAEIKAWDIDVRPDGTGLPEGSGTVRTGREIYAAKCALCHGKTGIEGPYNVLVGAIDDTTRAKTIGNYWPYATTLFDYTRRAMPYNQPGSLTDSEVYSITAFLLHANKIIDSTTEMNKRTLPAIVMPARKHFVNDDRQGGPEVK, from the coding sequence TTGAGATACTTATTGATCGTTTTCGCATTTGCGGCATGTAATGAACCCGTACGTTTCAACCTGGGCAGGGCAGCCACTGCCGCAGAGATCAAGGCATGGGACATAGATGTTCGCCCGGATGGAACGGGTTTGCCGGAAGGCAGCGGCACCGTTCGTACCGGCAGGGAGATCTATGCTGCAAAATGTGCGCTCTGCCATGGCAAAACAGGTATTGAAGGACCCTACAATGTACTGGTAGGCGCTATAGATGATACCACCAGGGCAAAAACCATCGGCAACTATTGGCCTTATGCCACTACCCTGTTCGACTATACGCGCAGGGCCATGCCATATAACCAGCCAGGTTCTTTAACGGATAGTGAAGTATACAGCATCACCGCCTTTTTGTTACATGCCAACAAGATCATTGATTCCACTACGGAGATGAATAAACGCACTCTTCCTGCTATCGTAATGCCCGCACGTAAACATTTTGTGAATGACGACAGGCAGGGCGGGCCGGAGGTAAAGTAA
- a CDS encoding M1 family metallopeptidase, which yields MKYAIPVALLFSAAACNQPPATRVAQDALVNVKDRHTLSNADSISVQHLDLDIAVNFEKHLISGSAAWTIENKAQAATLHLDTDGLTIDSVTVDGKKVTHTLDSALPNLGSRLNIPVEAASRQVVIWYGTSSKATALQWLEPSQTLGKKQPFLYTQSESIYARTWIPCADGPGIRFTYSARVTVPKGLMALMSAENAQQKNDSGVYHFKMEQPVPAYLMALAVGDIGFKSIDQRTGVYAEPAMLEKAHYEFAEVGKMVTTAESLYGPYRWGRYDVLVLPPGFPLGGMENPRLTFCTPTIIAGDRSLVSLIAHELAHSWSGNLVTNATWEDFWLNEGFTVYFERRIMEAMMGADYADMLWELGYQDLEETVNELGRDSRDTWLKLDLTNRNPDDGLTDIAYEKGAHFLRLVEETTGRARLDSFLRNYFDTHAFKTMHTAQFLQYLNEHLLKGDTSLTNKINIDAWVYGPGIPANCPRVPQKRFEKVDAERKHFLEGAPVATEGWTSHEWLHFLRKMPKPLTAAQMGQLDKAYHFTQTGNSEVADLWFIMSVAADYTPAFGNMETFLSTVGRRKFLTPLYTEMMKTPKGQEMAKRIYSKYKQNYHPIAQETLNKLIK from the coding sequence ATGAAATACGCAATACCGGTGGCCCTGCTCTTCTCAGCAGCTGCCTGTAATCAACCTCCTGCAACCCGGGTAGCCCAGGACGCTCTTGTAAATGTAAAAGACAGGCATACTTTGTCCAATGCGGACAGTATCAGCGTACAACACCTGGACCTGGATATTGCCGTGAACTTTGAAAAACACCTGATCAGCGGCAGCGCTGCCTGGACGATCGAGAACAAGGCCCAGGCTGCAACATTACACCTGGACACGGATGGGTTGACAATTGACAGTGTTACGGTAGACGGAAAGAAAGTAACACATACCCTTGATTCCGCATTACCTAACCTGGGCAGCAGGCTGAATATTCCTGTGGAAGCAGCTTCGCGCCAGGTGGTGATCTGGTATGGCACAAGCAGTAAAGCTACCGCCCTGCAATGGCTGGAACCCTCACAAACACTGGGAAAAAAGCAGCCCTTCCTTTATACACAATCTGAATCTATTTATGCCCGCACCTGGATCCCCTGTGCTGATGGGCCAGGCATACGTTTCACTTACAGTGCCCGCGTAACGGTACCTAAAGGCCTGATGGCTTTGATGAGTGCAGAGAATGCTCAGCAGAAGAATGATAGTGGCGTGTATCATTTTAAGATGGAGCAACCGGTACCTGCCTACCTGATGGCACTGGCAGTGGGAGATATTGGTTTTAAGTCTATCGACCAACGGACAGGCGTATACGCAGAACCGGCTATGCTGGAAAAAGCGCATTACGAATTTGCGGAAGTAGGTAAGATGGTGACCACGGCAGAGTCTTTATACGGCCCATACAGATGGGGGCGTTATGATGTGCTGGTATTACCTCCCGGCTTCCCATTGGGTGGTATGGAGAATCCGCGCCTCACTTTCTGTACACCTACTATCATAGCGGGAGACCGTTCACTGGTGAGCCTCATTGCACATGAGCTGGCGCACAGCTGGAGCGGGAACCTGGTAACGAATGCCACCTGGGAAGATTTCTGGCTCAACGAAGGATTCACTGTTTACTTTGAACGCCGCATTATGGAAGCCATGATGGGAGCCGATTATGCAGATATGTTATGGGAACTGGGTTACCAGGACCTGGAAGAAACCGTGAATGAGCTGGGCAGGGACAGCAGGGATACCTGGTTAAAACTGGACCTTACCAACCGCAACCCGGATGATGGTTTAACGGACATTGCCTATGAGAAAGGCGCTCATTTCCTCCGCCTGGTAGAAGAAACTACCGGCCGCGCCAGGCTGGATTCCTTCCTGCGTAACTACTTCGATACCCATGCATTTAAAACCATGCATACGGCACAGTTCCTGCAATATTTAAATGAGCACCTCCTGAAAGGAGATACTTCCTTAACCAATAAGATCAATATCGATGCCTGGGTATATGGCCCTGGCATTCCTGCCAACTGTCCGCGTGTACCGCAGAAACGTTTTGAAAAGGTAGATGCTGAACGCAAACACTTCCTGGAAGGAGCGCCGGTAGCAACAGAAGGATGGACTTCCCACGAATGGCTGCACTTCCTGCGTAAAATGCCTAAACCTCTAACAGCGGCGCAGATGGGGCAGCTGGATAAAGCTTATCATTTTACCCAAACGGGTAACAGCGAGGTGGCAGACCTTTGGTTCATTATGTCCGTAGCGGCAGATTACACGCCGGCATTCGGGAATATGGAAACCTTCCTGAGTACCGTAGGACGCCGCAAGTTCCTGACCCCTTTATATACAGAAATGATGAAAACGCCCAAAGGGCAGGAGATGGCTAAACGGATCTACTCAAAGTACAAACAGAATTACCATCCCATAGCACAGGAAACACTTAATAAACTGATCAAATGA
- a CDS encoding GNAT family N-acetyltransferase, protein MITIRPIQPEDDATIAHIVRSTLTEFGANKPGTAFADAATDHLSVVFAKPRAIYFVALVDGVIAGGAGIHPLDGGPEHVCELQKMYLLPATRGKGIARTLIAQCLDFARENGYTQCYLETMPALEKARKLYEHLGFIYLDGPMGNTGHFSCDNWMLKDL, encoded by the coding sequence ATGATCACTATCAGACCCATTCAGCCGGAAGACGACGCTACCATTGCACACATAGTCAGAAGTACGCTCACGGAATTCGGTGCCAATAAACCCGGTACCGCATTCGCGGATGCTGCTACCGATCATTTGTCCGTAGTTTTTGCCAAACCCCGCGCTATTTACTTTGTAGCCCTGGTAGATGGTGTGATTGCAGGAGGTGCAGGCATTCATCCATTGGATGGAGGCCCGGAGCATGTTTGCGAATTACAGAAAATGTACCTGCTGCCTGCTACCAGGGGGAAAGGCATTGCCCGCACCCTGATTGCCCAATGCCTCGACTTTGCCCGTGAGAACGGTTATACCCAATGTTACCTGGAAACAATGCCCGCACTGGAAAAGGCCCGGAAGCTATATGAACACCTGGGCTTCATTTACCTGGACGGTCCTATGGGAAATACAGGGCATTTCAGCTGTGATAACTGGATGCTGAAGGACTTATAA
- a CDS encoding SusC/RagA family TonB-linked outer membrane protein, whose amino-acid sequence MKQFYVLLLFISSYSWAQQAPTLSGTVTDAVSKQPLAGVSIFIKGSNTEIVSDADGKYTIPGTAKEYVLFVSLVGYQSRDVKISAANAQISLQPGNRTIDEIVVVGYGTQKRKTLTSAISSINAAEVKDIPVAGFNEQLQGKASGVQINSNTGIPGDGAFVRVRGTTSINASNDPLYIVDGVFINNTSLQTVNSGGRATSPIADINPDDIQHIEILKDASATAIYGARGANGVVIITTKRGNFNSKPTVSVSYSTGWAKAAELWDLTTGPEHATLINEFYANSLADATSAADKTKYALPPFRPVSQGGRGLPEEQKTYDRLSKLFRTARISNYNVALSGGGANTKYFIGASYTDQEAIVKPLGFNRGSFRLNVDHKLNSKVQVGVSNGLTRSYRNQGRTGDGPAGGMLQSALHTPTYLPEVNADGTPARWAGFDNLQVLIDNYNVNTTSLRYIGNLYVDAELLPGLKFRSSWSLDYNNYDESEYWNDQMQLGAAPTNGLATSNITQNSTWINEQTLSYRTTFGRKHDLGILVGNTIQSNITKSTFAQGSGFPGNAFTLISAAATRTASQTWTKYNLTSFFSRIDYSYADKYFLEFTIRADGSSRFGENRKFGYFPALGAGWRLKEEPFLKGLDAISDLKVRVSAGLTGNQNGINNFAAQGNWTGGAGYPDNSSGDKPGTAPQQLANPDLQWEKTRQLNAGIDLGLLKDRLGIEFNVYSKYTTDNLLQLPVSAITGYTSYYANAGEISNKGFELSINSVNVKSRHFRWTSSFNISRNVNRVEKLPIPINQYSRDWVRIQEGYSLYSFWLYKQLYVDPQTGNAVFEDVVKDGSINVADRQILGNAAPEFFGGLNNTLSWKGFDLSVLISYQYGNDIFNLNRFFGEGGGTRDANRVLFANQLRRWQKPGDITDVPRLTAFGNNYTLEQNSRFLEDGSFLKLRTLTLGYKLPKIPKLQNVRVYFTASNLFTLTNYSGPDPELNVSSNQNIQGLDIGTPPQPRSFQFGLNVTL is encoded by the coding sequence ATGAAACAGTTTTATGTTCTTCTCCTGTTTATCAGCTCGTACAGCTGGGCGCAGCAAGCCCCGACACTGAGCGGCACTGTTACAGATGCCGTTAGCAAACAACCCCTGGCGGGCGTCAGCATCTTTATAAAAGGTTCTAACACAGAGATCGTATCTGACGCAGATGGTAAATACACCATCCCCGGTACAGCAAAAGAATATGTGCTGTTTGTTAGTCTTGTTGGCTATCAAAGCCGGGATGTGAAGATCAGTGCAGCCAATGCACAGATCTCCCTCCAACCGGGCAATCGCACGATCGATGAAATTGTAGTGGTAGGATATGGTACACAAAAAAGAAAGACATTGACAAGCGCCATCTCTTCCATCAATGCTGCGGAAGTGAAAGATATTCCGGTGGCTGGTTTCAATGAACAACTGCAGGGAAAAGCTTCCGGTGTACAGATCAATTCCAATACCGGCATCCCCGGCGATGGTGCTTTTGTACGCGTGCGCGGCACTACTTCCATTAATGCCAGCAATGATCCCTTATACATCGTAGATGGTGTGTTCATCAACAATACCAGCCTGCAAACCGTTAACAGCGGCGGCCGTGCTACTTCTCCCATTGCAGACATCAACCCGGATGATATCCAGCATATAGAGATCCTGAAAGATGCCAGTGCCACTGCTATCTATGGTGCCCGAGGAGCAAATGGTGTAGTGATCATTACCACTAAACGCGGCAACTTCAATTCTAAACCAACCGTTAGCGTTAGCTATTCAACCGGCTGGGCAAAAGCAGCGGAACTATGGGACCTCACTACAGGCCCTGAGCATGCTACACTCATCAATGAGTTCTACGCTAACTCACTCGCAGATGCTACCAGCGCCGCAGATAAAACAAAATATGCGCTACCTCCATTCCGCCCTGTCAGCCAGGGAGGCAGAGGTTTACCGGAAGAGCAGAAAACATACGACCGCCTCAGTAAATTATTCCGCACAGCAAGGATCAGCAACTATAATGTTGCTCTCAGCGGTGGTGGTGCCAACACAAAATATTTCATTGGCGCAAGTTATACGGACCAGGAAGCTATTGTAAAACCACTGGGCTTTAACCGTGGAAGCTTCCGCCTGAATGTGGACCATAAGCTCAATAGCAAGGTACAGGTAGGTGTGAGCAATGGCCTTACCCGTTCCTACAGGAACCAGGGCAGAACAGGTGATGGCCCTGCAGGTGGCATGCTGCAATCAGCCCTCCATACGCCCACCTACCTGCCGGAAGTGAATGCAGATGGCACGCCTGCACGCTGGGCCGGGTTCGACAACCTGCAGGTACTGATCGACAACTACAATGTGAACACCACAAGCCTTCGCTATATCGGTAATCTTTATGTGGATGCTGAACTGCTTCCCGGTTTAAAATTCCGCAGCAGCTGGAGCCTGGACTATAACAATTATGATGAATCAGAATACTGGAACGACCAGATGCAGTTAGGCGCAGCACCCACTAATGGCCTTGCTACTTCCAATATCACACAGAACAGTACCTGGATCAATGAGCAAACACTTTCTTACCGTACAACGTTTGGCCGTAAACATGACCTTGGCATTCTTGTCGGTAATACCATCCAGAGCAATATCACTAAAAGCACTTTTGCGCAAGGCTCCGGTTTCCCGGGCAATGCCTTCACCCTCATTTCTGCCGCAGCTACCAGAACTGCTTCTCAAACCTGGACGAAATACAACCTCACTTCCTTCTTTTCAAGGATAGATTATAGTTATGCTGATAAATATTTTCTGGAATTCACCATCCGCGCAGACGGCTCTTCCCGCTTCGGAGAGAACAGGAAGTTCGGTTACTTTCCTGCTCTCGGAGCTGGCTGGCGCCTGAAAGAAGAACCTTTCCTGAAAGGACTGGATGCTATCAGCGACCTGAAGGTAAGGGTCAGCGCTGGGCTTACCGGTAATCAGAACGGTATCAACAATTTCGCAGCCCAGGGAAACTGGACCGGTGGCGCCGGCTATCCTGATAACAGCAGTGGAGATAAACCCGGTACGGCACCACAGCAACTGGCCAACCCTGATCTGCAATGGGAAAAAACAAGGCAACTCAATGCCGGTATTGATCTCGGCCTTTTAAAAGACCGCCTGGGTATTGAATTCAATGTCTATTCAAAATATACAACGGACAATCTGTTGCAATTACCTGTTTCCGCTATCACCGGTTATACTTCTTACTATGCCAATGCAGGTGAGATCAGTAATAAAGGATTTGAACTATCCATTAATTCCGTGAATGTAAAGTCGCGCCACTTCCGCTGGACCAGCAGTTTCAATATTTCACGGAATGTGAACAGGGTAGAAAAACTACCTATCCCCATTAATCAATACAGCAGGGATTGGGTGCGCATCCAGGAAGGATATTCACTCTATTCCTTCTGGTTATACAAACAGTTGTATGTAGATCCGCAAACAGGGAATGCCGTATTTGAAGATGTGGTAAAAGATGGCAGCATCAATGTGGCAGACCGGCAGATCCTGGGAAATGCTGCGCCTGAATTCTTTGGCGGATTGAACAATACGCTCTCCTGGAAAGGTTTTGACCTCAGCGTACTGATCAGCTACCAATATGGGAATGATATCTTCAACCTGAACCGTTTCTTCGGAGAAGGTGGCGGAACACGCGATGCGAACCGGGTACTCTTTGCCAACCAGCTCAGGAGATGGCAGAAACCGGGTGACATAACAGATGTACCACGCCTCACCGCTTTCGGCAATAACTATACACTGGAGCAGAACAGCCGCTTCCTGGAAGATGGTTCATTCCTGAAACTGCGTACGCTCACACTTGGTTACAAGCTGCCAAAGATCCCCAAACTGCAAAACGTGCGTGTTTATTTCACCGCCAGCAACCTCTTCACATTAACCAATTATTCCGGACCAGATCCCGAACTGAATGTGAGCAGTAACCAGAACATCCAGGGCCTTGATATCGGTACACCACCACAGCCCCGCTCCTTTCAATTTGGCCTTAACGTAACACTGTAA